The following proteins are encoded in a genomic region of Streptomyces collinus Tu 365:
- a CDS encoding carboxylesterase/lipase family protein has protein sequence MTAEQTGPVVRTPHGAVRGRYEHGIAVFRGIPYAAPPFGSRRFRPPEPPEPWDGVRDAGAFGPTPPKPPYSEAFARYLSDPVIAGDDCLNLNVWTPAPGPAARLPVLVWLHGGALTRGSSAVPVYDGRTFARDGVVCVSVNYRLGVEGFGLFPDAPPNPGLHDQLAALRWVHETITAFGGDPGNVTLAGQSAGAISAGALIAAPQAQGLVRRAVLQSGPPETLERDKVRRMVRRMANRLKIPATAEAFAAVDRDLLLRTQADIGRLSSPVLGGPSFGIVEDGDLVPRDPLRALADGEAARDVGLLMGWTRDEYRLWLVPGGLLDRVDRLGAVALAGAMARCHAGHEVPRRYRALHPDAGTAEIVGQMVTDHLLRIPLHRLADARPGSSYVYEFAWPSLLSGLGACHALELGFVFDTGDVPESAKLAGEGAPQELADAMHAAWVRFAATGDPGWQPWDDTRPVRIFGDGPPHIAYGPRDPEVALWSAVPTVPEPTPASDARPPGAERASAVRRLRRSVGARRR, from the coding sequence ATGACGGCAGAACAGACGGGCCCCGTGGTCCGCACACCCCACGGGGCCGTACGCGGCCGCTACGAGCACGGCATCGCGGTCTTCCGGGGCATCCCGTACGCCGCCCCGCCCTTCGGCTCCCGGCGGTTCAGGCCGCCCGAGCCGCCCGAGCCCTGGGACGGAGTCCGCGACGCCGGCGCCTTCGGGCCCACCCCGCCGAAACCGCCCTACTCCGAGGCGTTCGCCCGCTACCTCTCCGACCCGGTCATAGCCGGTGACGACTGCCTCAACCTCAACGTCTGGACCCCCGCACCCGGCCCCGCCGCCCGGCTGCCCGTCCTCGTCTGGCTGCACGGCGGCGCCCTGACCAGGGGATCCTCGGCCGTACCCGTCTACGACGGCCGCACCTTCGCCCGTGACGGCGTCGTCTGCGTCTCCGTCAACTACCGGCTCGGCGTCGAGGGCTTCGGCCTCTTCCCCGACGCGCCCCCCAACCCCGGCCTGCACGACCAGCTCGCCGCCCTGCGCTGGGTGCACGAGACCATCACCGCCTTCGGCGGCGACCCCGGCAACGTCACCCTCGCCGGACAGTCGGCCGGCGCGATCAGCGCCGGCGCCCTCATCGCCGCACCCCAGGCCCAGGGCCTGGTGCGGCGCGCGGTCCTGCAGAGCGGACCGCCCGAGACCCTGGAACGCGACAAGGTCCGGCGCATGGTGCGCCGCATGGCCAACCGGCTCAAGATCCCCGCCACCGCCGAAGCCTTCGCCGCCGTCGACCGCGACCTGCTGCTGCGCACCCAGGCCGACATCGGCCGGCTGAGCAGCCCGGTCCTCGGCGGCCCCTCCTTCGGCATCGTCGAGGACGGCGACCTCGTACCCCGCGACCCGCTGCGCGCCCTCGCCGACGGCGAGGCCGCCCGGGACGTCGGCCTCCTCATGGGCTGGACCCGCGACGAGTACCGGCTCTGGCTCGTGCCCGGCGGACTGCTCGACCGCGTCGACCGGCTCGGCGCGGTCGCCCTGGCCGGCGCCATGGCCCGCTGTCACGCGGGACACGAGGTGCCCCGCCGCTACCGCGCCCTGCACCCCGACGCCGGCACCGCCGAGATCGTCGGCCAGATGGTCACCGACCACCTGCTGCGCATCCCCCTGCACCGGCTGGCCGACGCCCGCCCCGGCAGCTCGTACGTCTACGAGTTCGCCTGGCCGTCCCTCCTCTCCGGCCTCGGCGCCTGTCACGCCCTGGAACTCGGCTTCGTCTTCGACACCGGCGACGTCCCGGAGTCGGCCAAACTGGCCGGCGAGGGCGCCCCGCAGGAGCTGGCCGACGCGATGCACGCGGCCTGGGTGCGGTTCGCGGCCACCGGCGATCCCGGCTGGCAGCCGTGGGACGACACCCGTCCGGTGCGGATCTTCGGCGACGGTCCACCGCATATCGCCTACGGTCCACGGGATCCTGAGGTCGCCCTGTGGTCGGCCGTCCCCACAGTCCCGGAACCCACCCCCGCCTCCGACGCCCGGCCCCCCGGAGCCGAACGGGCATCGGCGGTCCGCCGCCTGCGCCGGTCGGTGGGGGCGCGGCGCAGGTGA
- a CDS encoding DUF2264 domain-containing protein, whose translation MARKAGKARKGRTATVIHLPAEDRTTSPYTGYTRAHWETAADALLAAVEPWATPDRALYHLPGDHVSHSGRLSDGLEGYARTLLLAAFRQDETVLGRYADGLRTGPGGVWPDVTDRGQPLVEAASVALALRLTRPLLWDRLDQPVRERTAAWLTDALTAEPWPCNWELFPVTVGGFLLEIGHEPEAARRAVDHGLERIEDWYVGGGWYTDGDGRKYDYYNGWAMHLYPVLHARLTGDDKLLDLYGGRLEAHLADYAHLFGGNGAPLHQGRSLTYRFATAAPLWLGALTGRTPLPPGETRRLASGALKYFLDRGAVDGRGLLTLGWHGPDETVLQSYSGPASPYWAAKGFLGLLLPADHEVWTAPEQPGPAGRADVLRPVDGPNWLLQSTRSDGVVRLHNHGSEDVRYDPHYTRFAYSTVTRPRTTPPDNTVTIGGDHLRSGIVPLGVGEDWAASRYTVTSGARVTGLVVADGAVEVRAHLVAGAAPGTEVRITGWAPGGDERSELLPVHGLSDGHALTGVPAVTGVSGGSPTLFVVVARLTGDPDPAPLADLVTVEVRDERELTVHWATGRARRFRFTAPGDGPGGTSWSVTPD comes from the coding sequence ATGGCCAGGAAGGCCGGCAAGGCCAGGAAGGGAAGGACCGCGACCGTGATCCACCTGCCCGCCGAGGACCGCACGACGAGCCCGTACACCGGCTACACCCGCGCCCACTGGGAGACCGCCGCCGACGCCCTGCTCGCCGCCGTGGAGCCGTGGGCCACCCCCGACCGCGCCCTCTACCACCTCCCCGGCGACCACGTCAGCCACTCCGGCCGGCTCTCCGACGGCCTGGAGGGATACGCCCGCACCCTGCTGCTGGCCGCCTTCCGCCAGGACGAGACCGTCCTCGGCCGCTACGCCGACGGCCTGCGCACCGGCCCCGGCGGCGTCTGGCCGGACGTCACCGACCGCGGCCAGCCCCTGGTCGAGGCGGCCTCCGTCGCCCTCGCCCTGCGACTGACCCGCCCGCTGCTCTGGGACCGCCTGGACCAGCCGGTGCGGGAGCGCACGGCCGCCTGGCTCACCGACGCACTCACCGCCGAACCCTGGCCCTGCAACTGGGAGTTGTTCCCCGTCACCGTCGGCGGCTTCCTGCTGGAGATCGGCCACGAACCCGAGGCGGCCCGCAGGGCGGTCGACCACGGCCTGGAACGCATCGAGGACTGGTACGTCGGCGGCGGCTGGTACACCGACGGCGACGGCCGCAAGTACGACTACTACAACGGCTGGGCCATGCACCTGTACCCGGTGCTGCACGCCCGGCTGACGGGCGACGACAAGCTCCTCGACCTCTACGGCGGCCGCCTGGAGGCCCATCTCGCCGACTACGCCCACCTGTTCGGCGGCAACGGCGCACCCCTGCACCAGGGCCGCTCGCTGACGTACCGGTTCGCGACCGCGGCCCCGCTGTGGCTCGGCGCGCTCACCGGACGGACGCCCCTGCCGCCGGGCGAGACACGCCGGCTCGCGTCCGGCGCGCTCAAGTACTTCCTGGACCGCGGGGCCGTGGACGGCCGGGGTCTGCTGACGCTCGGCTGGCACGGCCCCGACGAGACCGTCCTGCAGAGCTACTCCGGACCTGCCTCGCCGTACTGGGCCGCGAAGGGCTTCCTCGGCCTCCTGCTGCCTGCGGACCACGAGGTCTGGACGGCACCCGAGCAGCCGGGACCGGCCGGACGCGCCGACGTGCTACGCCCCGTCGATGGCCCCAACTGGCTCCTCCAGTCCACGCGTTCGGACGGCGTGGTCCGGCTGCACAACCACGGCAGCGAGGACGTCCGGTACGACCCGCACTACACGCGCTTCGCGTACTCCACCGTCACCCGCCCCCGCACCACCCCACCCGACAACACCGTCACGATCGGCGGCGACCACCTCCGCTCGGGCATCGTCCCGCTGGGCGTGGGGGAGGACTGGGCGGCGTCCCGGTACACCGTGACGTCCGGGGCGCGGGTGACCGGCCTGGTGGTGGCCGACGGCGCGGTGGAGGTACGGGCCCACCTGGTCGCGGGAGCGGCCCCAGGCACCGAGGTGCGCATCACCGGCTGGGCGCCGGGCGGGGACGAACGGTCCGAACTGCTCCCGGTACACGGCCTGTCGGACGGTCACGCCCTGACCGGTGTGCCCGCAGTGACGGGCGTGAGCGGCGGATCCCCCACCCTGTTCGTCGTCGTCGCCCGGCTCACCGGGGACCCGGACCCCGCCCCCCTCGCGGACCTGGTGACCGTCGAGGTGCGCGACGAACGGGAGTTGACCGTCCACTGGGCCACGGGACGGGCCAGGCGCTTCCGCTTCACGGCACCGGGTGACGGGCCCGGCGGCACGTCGTGGTCGGTGACACCCGACTGA
- the mmuM gene encoding homocysteine S-methyltransferase, giving the protein MTSDTSPSLADTLATGTVVLDGGMSNQLGAAGHDLSDELWSARLLAERPEAVTQAHLAYFTAGADVAITASYQATFEGFGRRGMGREEAARLMASSVGLAREAARQARRAGATRPLWVAASAGPYGAMLADGSEYRGRYGLSVAELERFHRPRLEVLAAAAPDVLALETVPDADEAAALLRAVRGLGVPAWLSYTVDGSRTRAGQPLADAFALAADADEIIAVGVNCCAPEDVGHAVETAARVTGKPVVVYPNSGEVWDAQARAWTGRSTFGGDQVTGWRDAGARLIGGCCRVGPRAITAVARALGSAGAA; this is encoded by the coding sequence ATGACCAGCGACACCTCCCCGAGCCTCGCCGACACCCTCGCCACCGGCACGGTCGTGCTCGACGGCGGCATGTCCAACCAGCTCGGAGCGGCCGGGCACGACCTGAGCGACGAGCTGTGGTCGGCGCGGCTGCTGGCCGAACGCCCGGAGGCGGTCACCCAGGCGCACCTCGCCTACTTCACGGCGGGCGCGGACGTGGCGATCACCGCCAGCTACCAGGCCACCTTCGAGGGCTTCGGCAGGCGCGGCATGGGCCGCGAGGAGGCCGCGCGGCTGATGGCGTCGAGCGTCGGACTGGCCCGCGAGGCCGCCCGGCAGGCACGGCGGGCGGGGGCGACGCGGCCGCTGTGGGTGGCGGCGTCGGCCGGGCCGTACGGAGCGATGCTCGCGGACGGGTCCGAGTACCGGGGCCGGTACGGGCTGAGCGTCGCGGAGCTGGAACGGTTCCACCGGCCGCGCCTTGAGGTGCTGGCCGCCGCCGCGCCGGACGTGCTGGCGCTGGAGACGGTCCCGGACGCGGACGAGGCGGCGGCGCTGCTGCGCGCGGTGCGCGGGCTTGGGGTGCCGGCCTGGCTGTCGTACACGGTCGACGGCAGCCGTACCCGGGCCGGTCAGCCCCTGGCGGACGCCTTCGCCCTGGCCGCCGACGCCGACGAGATCATCGCCGTCGGGGTCAACTGCTGCGCTCCCGAGGACGTCGGGCACGCCGTGGAGACGGCGGCACGGGTGACGGGCAAGCCGGTGGTCGTCTACCCCAACAGCGGCGAGGTCTGGGACGCGCAGGCCCGGGCCTGGACCGGCCGGAGCACCTTCGGCGGCGACCAGGTCACCGGGTGGCGGGACGCGGGGGCGCGGCTGATCGGCGGCTGCTGCCGGGTGGGACCGCGGGCGATCACGGCCGTGGCCCGGGCGCTGGGCTCCGCCGGAGCGGCGTAG
- a CDS encoding VOC family protein: MTSKIRHVTVDCADAYTLGTFWSKVLEQPLHEDDHPGDEMALIEGAGLLFVTVPDAKTVKNRVHLDLQPQDRGRDEEVERLLALGATQVDDRRRPDGTGWVVLADPEGNEFCVERSQAERDA, from the coding sequence ATGACTTCCAAGATCCGGCACGTGACCGTCGACTGCGCCGACGCCTACACCCTGGGCACCTTCTGGTCGAAGGTGCTGGAACAGCCCCTGCACGAGGACGACCACCCGGGCGACGAGATGGCCCTGATCGAGGGCGCGGGCCTGCTCTTCGTCACCGTGCCGGACGCCAAGACCGTCAAGAACCGCGTCCACCTCGACCTCCAGCCCCAGGACCGCGGCCGGGACGAGGAGGTCGAGCGACTGCTCGCCCTCGGCGCCACCCAGGTCGACGACCGGCGCCGCCCCGACGGCACCGGCTGGGTGGTCCTCGCCGACCCCGAGGGCAACGAGTTCTGCGTCGAGCGCAGCCAGGCGGAACGCGACGCCTGA
- a CDS encoding TetR/AcrR family transcriptional regulator has product MGDTGTSAAARGRRRPARERLLAAAARRFYADGVAATGIDTITAEAGVAKMSLYNNFSSKAELVRAYLDARHEEWLGLYRARLERARGPREGVLAVFDAYADHAECAYERGFRGCGLLNAAAELPAGDEGRAVVRAHKEEVEGLIAGHLAELLPDGPGEARATAEHLAFLLEGAMARAGLEGDGDRVRHARAIAAALLDRL; this is encoded by the coding sequence ATGGGTGACACGGGGACGAGTGCGGCGGCGCGCGGGAGGCGGCGGCCGGCCCGGGAGCGTCTGCTGGCGGCGGCCGCCCGGCGCTTCTACGCCGACGGGGTGGCCGCGACCGGCATCGACACGATCACCGCCGAGGCGGGCGTGGCGAAGATGAGCCTGTACAACAACTTCTCCTCCAAGGCCGAGCTGGTGCGGGCCTATCTCGACGCCCGGCACGAGGAGTGGCTCGGCCTCTACCGGGCGCGGCTGGAGCGGGCCCGCGGGCCGCGCGAGGGCGTGCTCGCGGTGTTCGACGCGTACGCCGACCACGCGGAGTGCGCCTACGAGCGCGGGTTCCGTGGCTGCGGTCTGCTGAACGCCGCCGCCGAGCTGCCCGCGGGTGACGAGGGCCGGGCCGTGGTGCGCGCGCACAAGGAGGAGGTCGAGGGGCTGATCGCGGGGCACCTGGCCGAGCTGCTGCCCGACGGGCCCGGCGAGGCGCGTGCGACGGCCGAGCACCTGGCCTTCCTGCTGGAGGGCGCGATGGCCCGCGCGGGTCTGGAGGGTGACGGCGACCGGGTCCGGCACGCCCGCGCGATCGCCGCCGCGCTGCTGGACCGGCTGTGA
- a CDS encoding alpha/beta fold hydrolase, producing the protein MTEPPYHDVTGSGPVLLLVPGGAGHPMGLGPLVDRLASRFTVVTYDPLGLAHGRLGLAVPDQRPADWSEGAHRVLDAVLPAGERAYVCGTSSGGVAALDLLQRHPRRLAHVVAHEPPCVTVLPDGPERREELIDRLDGPGRPAAEGPSATPMGVFLAHVLRPFTAHSPGSGIPPGRLTLAAGAASRGELLYRVSKSLADRIGCPLVPFPGGHLGALEHPVEFADLLADTLRSGGRGSS; encoded by the coding sequence ATGACTGAGCCGCCGTACCACGACGTCACGGGCAGTGGTCCCGTCCTGCTGCTGGTGCCGGGCGGCGCCGGGCACCCGATGGGGCTCGGGCCGCTCGTCGACCGGCTGGCGTCCCGCTTCACCGTGGTGACGTACGACCCGCTGGGCCTCGCGCACGGCCGGCTCGGCCTCGCCGTCCCGGACCAGCGGCCGGCGGACTGGAGCGAGGGGGCGCACCGGGTGCTGGACGCGGTCCTTCCGGCGGGCGAGCGCGCCTACGTGTGCGGGACCAGTTCCGGCGGTGTCGCGGCGCTCGACCTGCTGCAGCGGCATCCACGGCGGCTCGCGCACGTCGTGGCGCACGAGCCGCCGTGCGTGACCGTGCTGCCGGACGGCCCGGAGCGGCGCGAGGAGCTGATCGACCGGCTCGACGGGCCCGGTCGGCCGGCCGCCGAGGGCCCCTCCGCGACCCCGATGGGTGTCTTCCTCGCCCATGTCCTGCGCCCGTTCACCGCCCACTCCCCCGGCTCCGGCATCCCGCCGGGTCGTCTCACCCTCGCCGCGGGCGCCGCGTCGCGGGGTGAACTGCTGTATCGGGTTTCGAAGTCGCTGGCCGACCGGATCGGGTGTCCGCTGGTTCCGTTCCCGGGTGGGCATCTGGGGGCCCTTGAGCACCCGGTGGAGTTCGCCGATCTGCTCGCCGACACGCTCCGCTCCGGCGGGCGCGGCTCGTCGTAG
- a CDS encoding TetR/AcrR family transcriptional regulator — protein sequence MVRAGLTVERLVVGAAELADEVGFEKVSVSALARRFGVKDASLYSHVRGLEELRTRLALHAGGELIDEIAEAVAGRAGKDALVAFAGAYRAYALRHPGRYAATQIRIDQALIADSAALRRTAEITYGMLRAYGLREPDLTDAVRLLRSTFHGYCVLESTGGFGADRSVQASWDKAVDALHLALTHWPRETNGHD from the coding sequence ATGGTTCGTGCGGGGCTCACCGTGGAGCGGTTGGTCGTGGGGGCCGCCGAGCTCGCCGATGAGGTGGGGTTCGAGAAGGTCAGCGTGTCGGCGCTCGCCCGGCGGTTCGGGGTCAAGGACGCGAGTCTGTACTCGCACGTGCGCGGGCTGGAGGAGTTGCGGACGCGGCTCGCGCTCCATGCGGGCGGCGAGTTGATCGACGAGATCGCCGAGGCCGTGGCCGGGCGGGCCGGCAAGGACGCCCTGGTCGCGTTCGCGGGCGCCTACCGGGCCTACGCCCTGCGCCACCCGGGGCGGTACGCGGCAACCCAGATCCGGATCGACCAGGCTCTGATCGCCGACTCCGCCGCCCTGCGCCGGACCGCCGAGATCACCTACGGCATGCTGCGCGCCTACGGTCTGCGGGAGCCCGATCTGACGGACGCGGTGCGCCTGTTGCGCAGCACCTTCCACGGCTACTGCGTGCTGGAGTCCACCGGCGGCTTCGGCGCCGACCGAAGTGTCCAGGCCTCCTGGGACAAGGCGGTCGACGCCCTGCACCTCGCCCTCACCCACTGGCCCCGGGAGACGAACGGTCATGACTGA
- the argG gene encoding argininosuccinate synthase codes for MSKVLTSLPTGERVGIAFSGGLDTSVAVAWMRDKGAVPCTYTADIGQYDEPDIASVPGRAFAYGAEIARLVDCRAALVEEGLAALACGAFHIRSGGRPYFNTTPLGRAVTGTLLVRAMLEDGVQIWGDGSTFKGNDIERFYRYGLLANPHLRIYKPWLDADFVTELGGRKEMSEWLLAHGLPYRDSTEKAYSTDANIWGATHEAKTLEHLDTGIETVDPIMGVRYWDPSVEIPAEDVTIGFDQGRPVSVNGKEFASPVDLVMEVNAIGGRHGIGMSDQIENRIIEAKSRGIYEAPGMALLHIAYERLVNAIHNEDTIAAYHNEGRRLGRLLYEGRWLDPQALMVRESLQRWVGAAVTGEVTLRLRRGEDYSILDTSGPALSYHPDKLSMERTEDSAFGPVDRIGQLTMRNLDIADSRSRLEQYAGLGMVGTGQRTLVGAAQAASTGLIGAMAEGGAEAIASRGEVADEEAMLDRAAMESGTD; via the coding sequence ATGTCCAAGGTCCTCACCTCCCTCCCCACCGGCGAGCGGGTCGGTATCGCCTTCTCCGGCGGCCTCGACACCTCCGTCGCCGTCGCCTGGATGCGCGACAAGGGTGCCGTCCCGTGCACCTACACCGCCGACATCGGTCAGTACGACGAGCCCGACATCGCCTCCGTGCCCGGCCGTGCCTTCGCGTACGGCGCCGAGATCGCCCGGCTCGTCGACTGCCGAGCCGCGCTGGTCGAGGAAGGGCTGGCGGCGCTCGCCTGCGGCGCGTTCCACATCCGCTCGGGCGGCCGCCCGTACTTCAACACCACGCCGCTGGGGCGCGCCGTCACCGGCACGCTGCTGGTCCGGGCCATGCTCGAGGACGGGGTGCAGATCTGGGGCGACGGCTCCACGTTCAAGGGCAACGACATCGAGCGGTTCTACCGCTACGGTCTGCTCGCCAACCCGCACCTGCGGATCTACAAGCCCTGGCTGGACGCCGACTTCGTCACGGAGCTGGGCGGCCGCAAGGAGATGTCGGAGTGGCTGCTCGCCCACGGGCTGCCCTACCGGGACTCGACGGAGAAGGCGTACTCCACGGACGCCAACATCTGGGGCGCCACCCACGAGGCCAAGACCCTGGAGCACCTCGACACCGGTATCGAGACCGTCGACCCGATCATGGGCGTGCGGTACTGGGACCCGTCGGTGGAGATCCCCGCCGAGGACGTGACGATCGGCTTCGACCAGGGCCGCCCGGTCAGCGTCAACGGCAAGGAGTTCGCTTCTCCGGTCGACCTCGTCATGGAGGTCAACGCGATCGGCGGCCGGCACGGCATCGGCATGTCGGACCAGATCGAGAACCGGATCATCGAGGCCAAGAGCCGCGGCATCTACGAGGCGCCCGGCATGGCGCTGCTGCACATCGCGTACGAGCGTCTCGTCAACGCCATCCACAACGAGGACACCATCGCCGCGTACCACAACGAGGGTCGGCGGCTCGGCCGGCTGCTCTACGAGGGCCGCTGGCTGGACCCGCAGGCGCTGATGGTGCGCGAGTCGCTGCAGCGCTGGGTCGGCGCGGCGGTCACCGGCGAGGTGACCCTGCGACTGCGGCGCGGCGAGGACTACTCGATCCTCGACACCAGCGGCCCGGCGCTCAGCTACCACCCGGACAAGCTCTCCATGGAGCGGACCGAGGACTCGGCGTTCGGCCCGGTGGACCGCATCGGCCAGCTCACCATGCGGAACCTGGACATCGCCGACTCCCGCTCGCGGCTGGAGCAGTACGCCGGCCTGGGCATGGTCGGCACCGGCCAGCGCACCCTCGTCGGCGCCGCGCAGGCGGCCTCGACCGGCCTCATCGGCGCCATGGCCGAAGGCGGCGCCGAGGCGATCGCCTCGCGCGGCGAGGTCGCCGACGAGGAGGCGATGCTCGACCGCGCCGCGATGGAGTCCGGCACGGACTGA